TCAAGGTTGGTTCCCTACAAAATACACGATGACGGAGCCCGGTTCTTGGCAGGGTCGCAACTGTCTGATAGTTCTCGCGAGTCGTCCAGCACAGACGAGACGGACACACAATTATTCAATGCTGTCCTGAGACAAGCTAGGATTCGTATGTACTCTAAGAGGGGGAAACACAAACATGGAAGGGACAAACGGGCGAGAAATGGGCATACAAGTAATGAAAATACGAGAACAGTACAAGAGAGACGCGCAGACATTGAGAGGAACCATGATTCCTCTCCCAACTCTTTGCTTTCCAAAGACAAGACAGAGAATAAGAAACTTGCATTTGAGCATCTGCTCTGAACCAAGACCTAAGAACCTGCCGTGGGTATCCGCTCGGAATCGAGCAACGCAATTAAAGTGATTATAGCGTCGTCTTCTTTCATTGCCGCTCAGTCACAACGCCTTCGTATTCACGAGATCGAATGTACTCCAGGGTTCGCTCAAAGTGACGCTTCGGGCCCTCGAGACTCGGATTTGGTTCGTCTTCGCTAGTCTGAAGGTTTGAGTGGATGAGCTCGATCAGACCATTGAGGTACTTGGTGGTCACGGTCTCGTTTTGCTGGTCGAAGTAGTAGACGTAGCGGTTCAGGATCTCAACGAAGAGTTCCACAGAGACTGCTGTGTCCATGCAGGCATCGGCCACTCGAAGGGCTCGTTGTAAGCATTCGAGAACACGTTTGCCATCGCGGTAAAGCTATATAAGAGCGAGTCAGACAACGAGTTTCTCACAACGTGGTCAAATttggggagaaagaagaagagaaaaaaaaactcacaTTCTTTGCATCTTCCTCCCCGCGCTGGGGATTTTCCACCACCCACCAAAGATGACTGGCGAGGTATACAGCACGGCACTGGTCGGGTTTTTTGAGAAGCTTGCTACCATGTAAAGCGGCCTTGGTAATTAATGTGTCGTAGTTCTCCTTTGAGAATCCTCTGGTTCCGTGAAGAGCACCTGCAATTATGCAGACTGCTTGGAACTGAGCGCGCGAATCACTAATGGCGTCCTCGTAGATCGTGAAAGCCTGTGCGAAGAATTCATAGCTGACTTCCTCAAATCCGGTTTGATCGGCAACTTCACCACACATCACGAAAAGGCGTAGAGCCAGGTCCGCGCATCCTGGGTTGACTCGCTGGTACAAACTGTTGACACACTGATGCAAGAACCGATAAAGAGCTGAGGACTGAGATTGCCAGTTATCGTCATAATGCTCGCGCGCCTTCAATTTGCGAGCCAAGCGAATCGATGCTGTGACAAGAGCGGGTGTTGTGTATCGGATGCGCTCATTGCCATCGGCGTAGACCTTCCGAGTAGTTTGAAGAAGCTGCCAAAAACCCCTCATTAGCATTCAAGACTGCCTCCCGGAGGAACTATTGTGAAGCTTACCTTGAGCTGTGTGTCATTATCAGGTGCTTGGATGAGATGAACCAACCTCGCAAGCCACCCTTGCTCCTCGATTGTCTCGTCAGTCTCACCACCCCGCCGCTGCGAGGGTGCCCCAGGGTATCCGCTCGACTGCTGAAGCCCCTCCTTGATCAAGACCCGGGCCGCCTGCAATACACGGTCAAGGTTCTCGGTATTCTTGATCAGGGTTTTGTTCTTCAGCAAGTTTCGCACGATCTCGCCTGCAATTGCACGACGAGTGGGATAAGACTGCGATGCGAGAAGGGGTAGGTAATGAGGAAGTGCCAGGgcggtgaagatggagatgtaGGAACGGAGGGGAGCGCTCAGTAGATGAAGGATGTGCTGTTGAGTCGGAGCTGAATGAAGGTCGGCATGGTCGGTATATTCAGCAGTCTTCTCGGTCGCAAAGTTGAGGACCTGGTCCACGTAGTGGAGTTCATCTGGGTAGATGTTCAAAGCCAAATTCACCAGAGAAACGAGTAGCGCCATAATGTCCTGAATTGGGAGCGCGCGAGTCTTGATCAGGTTGACCACTTGATCATAGAAGATGTCATAGAGTTTGGCCTCGGCTGGCACGGCCGATTTGCCATTCTCTCTAGCTGTGGCtgtctcctcttcttcggccTCCTCTTTTGAGGCCTCGGATGAtccctcggccttggccggTGCTGCCACGCCATTATCTTGGGACTTGTTCGTTCCACTTGCTTCGGTTTCCGATCGCTGTTTCTTTTCATTGTCAAGCTCGAGCTTTTTCAATAAACGCACaacagcttcttcttcctgctCTCGTCGTACTTCCGGCTCCGATGGGGAATCGCTCTCTTTTGTCGCATATGTGGACAATCGATCCATCAATCCAATCACAATCTTTTTCAAGTCCACGTGGGGATGGAGGCGAGCAATGGCAGATAGCAGGTGGTCCAGAGTATGGAGGTGAAACTCGTCCGGGAAGACTTTCGTGATCACTATCGATTTGTTAGCATCGGTGTGGCGGACTGCGCACGAGAGAATTCCAGACCTTCTAAGAGATACTCTTGAGCCAATACGTCGCGGCATTGGACCACTTGCTCCAGGAGCGCCTGCAATATTCCGGACTTGTACGATTCCAAATCAACCAACTGACTTAGTCGCACAATATTGCTGCCAACGAGCAGTTCCAGCTCGCGTCTCTCCTGTATCCGGCGTTCCCGCTCCCGAGAAGGACCCTGGTGCTGCAGTCGGACCCAAAGCTTGTTCATCTCCACAAAGTTTGTCAGAACAAAATTGATGGAATCCTGGAGGTTGCCTTCGGGGCCCTCGCTATTTCCCGAAGGAAGATAGTCGCGTGCCTGGCCGGAGAGGTAATAGCGCAGGAAGAGGCCACGGATTGGGTGCTGAATGCCACggctcatctccatcataTCCTTCATGATCTCCTTGACTGGCGCATCTTCGACCGACATGTAAACGGTACCGACCGTGATCATGAGGTACAGGCGAGGCACGATATTGCCCGCATATTGAACCAGCTCATACAAGTCTGCGAGATGGTTGACGGGGTGGTTCTCCTTGAGATAGACGGATAGGTGTCGCAATGCGTCGAACACGGCCATGTACAACTCGTAATACTGCTTCGGGCCCAGGCTCGGCGTGCGCAATTCAGAGACAAGAGTGGATCTGCGGAGACACATCCAACATGTAAAGCATTTAGCAGTTGATTTCGACATCATTGAAGATCCCATACCGCTGCCTGGAGCTTCGCGGACCCGGAGCTGCTTACCCGCACTTGAGCGCATCCATGAGTTTCCCGGGAGTTTCCAAACATTTGCGCATCATTGCTGATTGTTGCCGAACGACCCCCAATGCCTCTTCGAGGAGGCGACTTTGGTCCTCGGCGACCGGGGGTGGGCTCGCCATGATGGAGGGAGTGAGGGGGAGCTGAAGGTGAGGGCAAGCGGTTTGGCGGGCACTGGCAGGGGGCAGTTCAAGTGGTGATGAGCGCTGTCACGAGGCGCAATTCCGAGTACAAGATGTGAGTCTCGGGAGGTGAGGGGGTGATGGCACCAGCCAATCTTGGAATCTGGCAGGAGGTTGGGGAATCGTGAAGTTGATGTGGTTCTCATGTTACGAAGCCCGcccggagagagagggtcGACCCATTGGGTAAGGACGGGCGCCAAAACGTCACTGTCATTGGCCTGAGGCCTCCAAATAACCCGCACCAGTACATCAACTGTGCTGTAGTAGTCTTATGTAGGACATTCGGTACGACAAGGACGAGGTTCTTCAGAATACGGCAGTACAAATACATCGACGGATTTTGTGATTGTCGTCCGTGTAGTGACCTTTGAGCGTCAATACGTCAAGTCGAAAATGCTGCTCTTCTGATCGATTTATGCCATAGACTGGGCCGAGCGCGCTCAAGCTTCTCACTACTCGGAGTCCCTTTCATGGGTTAGACGATTTGATAGCACCAAGGGCCCGCAAATTGTGAACTGAGTTTTAAATTTTTGAGACTATTGACAATCCGAGATTGTCGGCGAGACCTGTGAATTGCCCAATTGGATTTGCAGAATGAAATTCGATGATGGTGTACAATGGCTGGTCCGGTTTGTTGTACCCGGCCGAGTGAtagatggagatgaaaagATTATCCACGAGGCGACCACAATGCGGGTTGTAGAAGAAAATCATTCCTGTACCCTCTGCTATAACACAGGGACTCAGTCACAGGAGCTCGCTCGGCCTGTGGGCATTTATCATTATAGATTCtattgaagaagaacgaaCTATCGACGTTGAAGATGGATACAATAGAGTCACGAGGGAGTTCGCGTAAGCAGTATACTCTCTCTGTCTTCTATTCTAAGTACAAAGCGGCTACTTAAACCTATGGATATTATCAATAGGTATATGCCCTCTTTCTTGAATGTTTTCTCTAGCTGGTAACTATTTTCAATACGTAGCCAAACAAGACATGCAGCGTCTTTAAGACTAACCGAATTCAATTAATAATACTAAAGACAACCGTCGCAAATATCTCCATAGTAAAATTTTCGCGGCCCTGTTCCCCATTTCGTGGACAGGAAGTATGACTCTCGACTGGCCTATTCAATTTGACTTGCGACGATTCCCGGTTTGGAATGAGCAACAACGCACAGGATCAGGAGATGGTCGCGGTGCTAGACTAGAACAGGCGTATATAGCACCATTTTAGATGCTTGACTTCCTTCCCATGAGAATGCAGAGCAGAAGGCTCAATCACTTGCATCGTGCTCTTATCAGAGAATCATCGGAAGCGGAAGTAAGATTCCTCATGTTTTACATAGGTGGTAGAACCCTAGAGACTCTGCTGGAAGCTTTTCATGCATTGCGGACGCTGAACAATTCATGATCGATATGGTAGTTTAGTGTGCGGGGCTTCAACTGCCTTTCATGGGATCTATCCTGGATCGTGAGCCGCGGAATGTGTCTGGACAAAGAAGTTCTCTGAGAGAAGTAGGGGGGGGTTAAACCTCTAAAATCAGTCTTTTTAAGAGCAGTCTAGCGTAGGGTGGCACCACCACAGCCTGATCAGCTTCATTCCTTAGGCAGCTTGGAAGTTACAAGTTCTCTTGGGCAATAGCAACGGTTTCTAGACAAGGCAAAATTTCCCCCCTACGGCGGTCCCTCATTCGGATCTCGGAAATATTTCGGGGGTTGGTCGCTTTCGCAGGATTGTATTCTTCATTGTTGATTCTGAGTGGCAAGGAGTGCAGAAAGGTCAGCGCTCATGGCAATATCAAGTGGGTTCAAATGTTTCAATGGCTGTCGCTTTTGAATCAGGATCAACAGCGAGGGTATAGTGGAGGACTTAGACCCAGGTGGAAGCAACTACTCCgtgggaggaaaaaaaaatgcagATGGGGTGATTTTTCAGAGCGAAAAGGACAAATCGAACACCGAGACGGGAGTGCTGCGTGAGCGTTCATCCCCCAGAAGCCGAGGGTTTAAAAAACACCAGTAGAAGAAGTCCTGCAAAGACTAGGTATGCACATGGTCTTGCGACGAAGAATATAAGAGAGGCGTGCAAACAGCCTCGGACAAGCCCAGTCATCCCCGCACGCTAGTTCTCAGCCTGCATACCAAATAGCCCCCTAAGTCCAAAATGGCAGTCTAGTGTATATGGTCCGCCTCCACTCCGGCATCGGACGTTTAATATAAGCTCATCAATGATAATCAACTAAGTGGTAGCTGAAAGATCCTTCTGGTGGTGAGTCTCGACGCATCGTCAGCACCACACGGACGGTCAGCATGCTCAAATCCAAGCCGCCCAAGCGGAACAAAGAAATTGTACAGAGACTTGGAATCAATTGTGGATGCCTGTCAATCTGAAGATAATTCAACATCTGAGGAAAACGTCCCAGATCGATCAAGACATGACCAGAGAGCAAACATTATGTACACGGAGAATGGCACCAGAGACTCGGGAAATAGGACCCCGAAGCAAATCAGACATGCGCACTGCTCGTTgccaagaaaacaaaaaaggagTCAATGCCAAGCTTACCCACGCGGCAGAGGACCATCGTTGCGGGCTGACTGCCGCACTGACCCAGACCGCGAACCGCCACGTGGAGCCGAAGGATTTTTGGTGAAAAGAGGTCGTTCAATTCAACTTGATGATTTCCCGAATCGCTTTTGATGGACCCGCCAAAAAACGCCATGGATATCAATGATAAAATAAAAGGACAAAATGACTGGCAGACATCATAGAAAGTGTGAGACTGGACTTTGCCCAGTCGCTGCTGCATAGGGCAGTTACTCGCGCATGTTCACCTCAGTGGGAGCATTGCGTGTCTTCATCATTGCCTTGCGCTCGATTTCCTTGGCTGGAGCAGATAATTAGCATGTCGTTTAAACAACCTAAGCTTCGCGGGGCAATCTTCAAGAGCTTACCTTCATCGTAGACCAGGAATTCGTGAAGACCACGACCAGAAGGAACCATGGGGAGAACAGGAACCTTGCGAGCAGTGATCACCTCGAGAAGAGCAGGGCCAGGCTGATCAATCAGCCACTTGAGCTTGGCCTCCAAATCAGAGGCCTTGGAGACACGCTCGGCAGCAACGCGCATAGAGCGGGCAAGAGGGACAAAGTCTGGGTTTTGCTGATGCGTGTGGGAGTAGCGATCCTCATAGAACAAATTCTGCCACTGAGTGACCATGCCCTGCTCCTCGTTGTTCATCAAGAGAACCTTGACGCCAATGTTGAACTGAGCGGCAGTCGAGAGCTCAGTCAGGGTCATGTTGAAAGAGGCATCACCATCAATGTCCACAACCAGGCAGTCTGGACGAGCGACCTTGGCACCAATGGCCGAGGGCAGACCGAAGCCCATAGTACCCAGACCACCGGAAGTAATCATGGTACGAGGGTGGCGCCAGCGGAAGTGCTGAGCAGCCCACATCTGGTGCTGACCGACACCGGTAGTAATGATGGTCTTGTCCTTCATGTGAGCGGTGAGGTCGCTCAACTTCTCAATGACGGCCTGGGGCTTGATCGTCGCCTCCGGAGTTTGGCGCTCATAGAGGGACAGTGGGAAGCGGGCCTTCCAGTCGTTGATCTGCTCGAACCACTCGGGACGCTCGGCAACTGCATTCACGTGCGGAAGCAGCATGCGAAGGTTGTCGGCGCAGTCGCCTTCAACGGCCTCGGTGGCCTGAACGACCTTGTTGATGTTCTTGGGCATGATCTCGAAGTGAACGATACCGCCTCGGCCTTCCGCCGCCGCGGCCTTGGCCTGAGGAGCAAATTTGGGAATGCTGCCAGTCACACGGTCGTCAAATCGAGCGCCCACAGCGATGATCAGATCGGCCTCCTGCATGGCCATGTTGGCGTAGGCCGAACCGTGCATGCCAAGCATATGCAGAGACTTGGGGTCCAGCTCATCGAAACCACCCAATCCCTGCAGAGTTGTGGTGACGGGGAtcttggccttttcggcAAACTCCTTGAGAATTTCCGGCCCATCCGGACGTGCGAGGAGACCCTGGCCAACGTAGAGGACGGGCTTCTCAGCCACATTGACAAGACGAGCCACACGGCTGATAGTCTGCTCGAGCTGCTTCTTGCCCAGTTCACGGGCAGCGACGGTGGCAGCACTAGGGAGCGAGGGGATGGTGCTTTGTGTGGGAATGGGGTTGCGGAGGATACCGGCGGTGACGTCTTTGGGCAAATCAACCAGGACGGGACCGGGACGGCCACTGGTGGCAATCTCGAAAGCTTCCTGAATGCGACGAGGCAGTTCACCCACAGACTTGACCATGACGTTCCACTTGGTACAGGCACGCGAGATGCCAATGACATCGGCCTCCTGGAAAGAGTCGGTACCGATGGCGCTGGTAGGAACTTGACCGCAGAAGACGACCATAGGAGTACCATCAGACAAGGCGTCTTGCATGGGAGTAATCACGTTGGTGGCACCGGGACCCGAGGTGACAAGAACCACACCGGGCTTGCCAGAGGCACGAGCGTAGCCCTGAGCCATGTGTCCGGCACCTTGCTCGTGCTTGGGGAGAACAAAGTCGAAGTGCTTTGAGTTATAGATGGCATCGAAGACGGGAAGAATGGCGCCACCGGGGTACCCAACTGTTACaattgggggaaaaaagacgTTAGAGCTTGATACACTCCATGACAGGGATTTGAGAGCATCAGATGTCCAAAGACGACGGCTGGAAAAGTAGAAACGCAACACGTACAGATTTGTTTCACGCCCAGACGCAGCATCATTTCGTGGAAGATTTCACCACCACTCATACCAACCATTCTGTGACGAGATGAGGGATTAGTCCAGGTCGCTGCACTGCGAAGCGTCTTGGGGAAACAGGGGCAGCCCTTACGAGTCATCCAGCTCGGGGAGCTGACGGTTCTGGAGGGGAGAAACTTCATTGCGATGAGGCTCTTGGTTGAAAGCAGGGCTCGGGGCCGGCCTAGAGTCACTGCTGGCACGTAGTTAGAGACTGGTCGTCGAGAGTCGACGGCATCGAAAGACTCACGCCGTAGCTGTTGCGGTACTCTGAGCACGCTTCTGAGGCGAGGAGCGGTGGGGCGACGCAGCCGAAGCCACCAAGGAAGTGGTGAAGGACCGACGACTAGAGGCCACATGCCTCTGGAGGTGGATGGCGCGCAGAGCAGTCCTTGACGGTCGGAGAGGCATCATATTGACCGACAATAGCCCAACAGCACTTGGACAGAATTGAGAGGAGAGGCAAATATGGAAGGAAAAATAGGAACCTCTGGGCCCTTGCTATGATCTTCCTGGGGGAAACGAAAAACGCCTTAAACCCAAATGAACTGACCGCTCTGAGTCAAGAATTCGGCGCCTTTCATTGGCCCGATCGCCTCCGCCCTCTCCGACCTCGGCGGCAACATCAGATCACATGACTCATAGTTCGTGCTGAGTGCTGACCATCATGTGAGCGGGTTGGACTTGTGGCTCAGGCACCAACCCTCACATTCGCCTCAGCGTTGCTGTGGACGAGAGGCGGAGTCTGGAGTCTGGACTCAGCAAAAATCACGTGCCCATCAGAAGTGTTCTTTTAGAAGAAACCTGAGGCACCAACGATCAAGACGTGTCTTGGGTCTTCCCGCGCGAATCTGGCTGAATACCAGTCGCATTCAGTATACTCGGCTCGGCCAACACGTTGTACATGTACAGCATCGTTGAATAGCACCGCCCGTGAAATTCTCAATGATAAAAAGAAACCTCCACTAGAGTCATGGTCTCTTTTCCAGGGCCCAGACGGATACATTTTCGAACGGAAATGTACAGGTTGCTTTTGACCAGCCCCTCAACCAGGTCTCTTGTGGGTGTCCTGGAGGTGGTACAAGTGTGTACACGCTCGTCCCGTTTACTTCACTGGGGCACGGGCACACCACGCTGCAGAATGTACAACCCTACACGCATTGTACTAATCACCGTAGCCTTTTATACTACGATACGGGAGACCATCTGCATTAGCCATCCCCTCTCGTGGCACGATATCATTGTTATCGCCATGCAATAAACGCACCTAGGGTAAAAATGTACTACATGTTATTGTCTGGTCAGGTCCTGTAGTACCTCCCCGGGCGGGTCTCACCTGAATCATGACTCCCGTCCGTGTCTAATGACTCGGCCACAGTGTCGACGTTCTTGCCGAGGGAAGACATGAGACTGCCGATTGCCCGCAGACCTTCGCCGACACGGACTCTTTGGATGGTCCCCTTATACACCCTGATCTACTGAAGCGGTTGGAGTGTCCCTGAACAATATGACGCTACACCGTCTGCATCAGCTGTATCGTCGTTTGACTCTTGGGTCTCCTGACGACCAGTGAACTGCTGAACAGCTTGCCAGTCGCGCGTGGGAGACGATATTTATTTTGACGATTTCGAGTGCCACAGATTTCACGTGAGCGACTGACCAAAAGCCCGCGCGGGTTGACCAGCGTCCCCGGGACCACCTGCAGTAaattgacgatgacgatgtcGATGAATATGCTGGACGTGATTCGAACCAGCGCCGGGGATTTCCCCACGGAGACCAGCCTGCAATGGTACACCGGGACGAGCGGAGACGTTGTGTCTGGAGCAGTCGGGGCGCCACGGACCATGATGGGGGTTGGATTCGTGGAAGAAGTCATCCCATTTTGAATTGGGGGCTTGCTCCCAGCCTACGACTGATCCGAGGATGAAGTTGCCAGAACCTCACCCCTGGACTCTCTTTTGGGCCCGAGATGCACAGAAAGGCCTGGCCTTCTCGGCTCTCGGGACTCTGACGACGGGCCCGACATCCCCGACACCAGCCGAGATGGAGCCTCCCCTGACCCCGTCTCTCGTTCTCCCCACCAGAAGAACCCGAAACGGGATCAGTTTACCCGGGGTTGACTTTGAATGGCGCGTGGGTGGAGTGCATGGggtggaaaagtggaaagtGGGAAAAGAGAGCAGTGGAACGTACGtaggaagaggggggggaaagacacGGGCAATAAGGAATTTGTCTTTCAACGTCACAGGTTCAGCGaacctctctttctttccttctcgcAGAACCTCTccctccatttttctttttcttttattctccgatccttctctttcctccaaACCTATTCTTAGGGGAACCGATTCAACAAACCTCCGTGTTGCTCGTCTTTGGTCTTGAGTTTctgtctcctccatctctgCCGATACCCCGCCATGTCTGCCCCGCAAGAGCTCGTTCCCCAAACGGAGTCGATCGCCGAAGTCTACGCGACAGACGATGCGTCGGTGACCTCAGTCGCACCTGAACACCAGCAGCGCTGGAATAATTTGATCACTCAATTCAACAAGCAGTATGATCATCGGCCGGATTTTGTGGCACGCAGCCCGGGTCGTGTCAACATCATTGGTGAGCACATTGACTACAACCTCTACGATGTTCTGCCCACCGCCGTGAGCGTCGATGTGATCATGGCAGTCAAGGTGGTCCCTGCCGGACCATCGGGCACGACAATCAAGATTGCCAATGTGACCCCAGAAAAGTTCCCTTCGCGCGAGTTCAGCGTCCCTCAAGGCGCCGACGTCGAGATCGACCCGAAGAAGCACGAATGGGTGAGCTACTTCAAGGCGGGTCTGCTCGGTGCAGTCAAATTCTTGCGAAAGGAAAAGGCCGACTCCTTTGCCCCGGTGAGCATGGAGATTCTGGTCGACGGCAACGTGCCTCCGGGGGGTGGTATCTCGAGCAGCGCCGCGTTTGTCTGCGCCAGTGCCCTCGCGGTCATGAAGGCCAACGACCACAACGTCTCCAAGCAGGACCTCCTAGACCTCGCGGTGGTCTCGGAGCGCGCCGTTGGCGTCTATTCTGGCGGGTGAGTTTCTCCATATCTCTCTTCGACAGAGGCTTGGAAAGGGTTCCCATTTCTAACACGAGAGGTGGTTGCGATGGCAAATAGCATGGACCAAGCAgcctcgatcttctcgaagCGAGGATACTTGCTCTACACCCAGTTCTTCCCTCAGTTCAAGGCCCAGCACGTCCCCATTCCCAAGGCCACCGACGAGATCACCTTCCTCATGGCCCAGAGCTTCGTCACTTCAAACAAGGCCGAAACGGCGCCTCGTCATTACAACCTGCGTGTGGCCGAGTGCACGCTGGCGTCGGTGATCTTGGCGAAGAAGTTTGGTGTGAAATTGTCCAAGGACAACAGCTCGCTGGGGTACAGCCTGCGCAACTTCCAGCAGGAGCTGATGACCAAGGAAGAGCGTCTGCAGGATCCTTTGGAGTACCAGATTGACTCGGTCATTCAAGCTGTCCAAGACGAGTTGACCCAGGAAGAGGGCTACACGCGCGAGGAGATGGCTGCCTTGCTGGACATGACCGTGCAGGAGCTCGAGTCAAACTTCCTGT
The nucleotide sequence above comes from Penicillium oxalicum strain HP7-1 chromosome II, whole genome shotgun sequence. Encoded proteins:
- a CDS encoding Acetolactate synthase catalytic subunit, giving the protein MMPLRPSRTALRAIHLQRHVASSRRSFTTSLVASAASPHRSSPQKRAQSTATATASDSRPAPSPAFNQEPHRNEVSPLQNRQLPELDDSMVGMSGGEIFHEMMLRLGVKQIFGYPGGAILPVFDAIYNSKHFDFVLPKHEQGAGHMAQGYARASGKPGVVLVTSGPGATNVITPMQDALSDGTPMVVFCGQVPTSAIGTDSFQEADVIGISRACTKWNVMVKSVGELPRRIQEAFEIATSGRPGPVLVDLPKDVTAGILRNPIPTQSTIPSLPSAATVAARELGKKQLEQTISRVARLVNVAEKPVLYVGQGLLARPDGPEILKEFAEKAKIPVTTTLQGLGGFDELDPKSLHMLGMHGSAYANMAMQEADLIIAVGARFDDRVTGSIPKFAPQAKAAAAEGRGGIVHFEIMPKNINKVVQATEAVEGDCADNLRMLLPHVNAVAERPEWFEQINDWKARFPLSLYERQTPEATIKPQAVIEKLSDLTAHMKDKTIITTGVGQHQMWAAQHFRWRHPRTMITSGGLGTMGFGLPSAIGAKVARPDCLVVDIDGDASFNMTLTELSTAAQFNIGVKVLLMNNEEQGMVTQWQNLFYEDRYSHTHQQNPDFVPLARSMRVAAERVSKASDLEAKLKWLIDQPGPALLEVITARKVPVLPMVPSGRGLHEFLVYDEAKEIERKAMMKTRNAPTEVNMRE
- a CDS encoding Galactokinase; translation: MSAPQELVPQTESIAEVYATDDASVTSVAPEHQQRWNNLITQFNKQYDHRPDFVARSPGRVNIIGEHIDYNLYDVLPTAVSVDVIMAVKVVPAGPSGTTIKIANVTPEKFPSREFSVPQGADVEIDPKKHEWVSYFKAGLLGAVKFLRKEKADSFAPVSMEILVDGNVPPGGGISSSAAFVCASALAVMKANDHNVSKQDLLDLAVVSERAVGVYSGGMDQAASIFSKRGYLLYTQFFPQFKAQHVPIPKATDEITFLMAQSFVTSNKAETAPRHYNLRVAECTLASVILAKKFGVKLSKDNSSLGYSLRNFQQELMTKEERLQDPLEYQIDSVIQAVQDELTQEEGYTREEMAALLDMTVQELESNFLSAFPVQAERFLLRQRALHCFKEARRVLDFKACLVKASELDDKRIRYLGQLLNESQESCRTAYDCSAPEVDEICEIARRAGTWGSRLTGAGWGGCTVHMLPQGKVEAVTTALRNEYYLKKFPDISEEKLKQAMVISKPSNGSFVYVNPQPFTLPPSRGLNGELTAM